A genomic segment from Eisenibacter elegans DSM 3317 encodes:
- a CDS encoding peptide MFS transporter produces MNQQDTRFFGHPLGLAFLFFTELWERFSYYGMRAILVLYIYSSIDDGGLGWTQKSALALYGWYTMLVYLMSIPGGYVADKYLGQKRTVMLGGILLCIGHGILAVDALWAFYAGLAFIVMGVGGLKPNISTMVGGLYTEGDPRRDKGFTIFYIGINVGAFIASIIVGYVGETIGWHYGFGLAGIGMLLGQIVFVYGQRYLVGVGDYTPAPKIEGTNRNAPLTKVEKDRTVVLLISFLIVIVFWGAFEQAGGLMNIYAKEKVDRVFFGLFEIPASVFQSVNAFFIITFGTIVAAYWDRRRRKGGEVSSLYKMAIGTIVMGLGFLMMAFASIEASAEPFGRAGMYWLILAYWLHTLGELSASPVALSFITKLAPLKVASLMMGVYFAMTGFGNKVAGWIGEAAQIDPIEIVYTGNAELLQEFEEAAQAISEDKGFSFRAKLYPQTDGSWILETYEDGKPLQQLFALSGNAETVAKDEAYIKKALQDGKATQEKPYHATLRFNKDVEARKIKANKGDGKDYSGTLVIEEVQNRAELYTFLFITVFTVLFGIILIAFLKPLKALTHGAENDKHEE; encoded by the coding sequence ATGAATCAGCAAGATACTCGTTTTTTTGGGCATCCCCTTGGGCTAGCCTTTTTGTTTTTTACCGAACTTTGGGAGCGTTTCAGCTACTATGGCATGCGTGCCATACTGGTGCTTTACATCTACTCTTCTATCGATGATGGAGGCCTAGGCTGGACACAAAAGTCTGCACTAGCCCTCTATGGCTGGTATACGATGTTGGTATACCTGATGAGTATTCCCGGTGGTTATGTAGCCGATAAATATTTGGGACAAAAACGCACGGTGATGCTTGGGGGAATCCTGCTCTGCATTGGGCACGGTATCTTGGCCGTAGATGCGCTTTGGGCTTTCTATGCTGGTTTGGCCTTTATTGTTATGGGTGTGGGTGGTCTAAAACCCAACATCTCTACCATGGTAGGTGGGCTATATACCGAAGGGGATCCCCGCCGCGACAAAGGCTTTACCATCTTCTACATTGGCATCAACGTAGGGGCTTTTATCGCTTCTATCATAGTTGGTTATGTGGGAGAAACCATCGGCTGGCACTATGGATTCGGTCTTGCCGGTATCGGGATGTTGCTTGGCCAAATTGTATTCGTCTATGGGCAGCGCTATCTCGTAGGGGTAGGCGACTATACTCCCGCCCCCAAAATTGAAGGCACTAACCGCAACGCCCCACTGACGAAGGTAGAAAAAGACCGCACCGTCGTACTCTTGATTTCATTCTTGATTGTCATTGTTTTCTGGGGTGCTTTCGAACAAGCCGGCGGGTTGATGAATATCTATGCCAAAGAAAAAGTAGACCGCGTATTTTTTGGGCTCTTTGAGATTCCAGCCAGCGTGTTTCAGTCTGTCAACGCCTTCTTTATCATCACTTTTGGTACAATCGTAGCTGCTTATTGGGACCGCCGTCGCCGTAAGGGAGGAGAAGTATCTTCGCTTTACAAAATGGCTATCGGTACGATTGTAATGGGCTTGGGCTTTTTGATGATGGCCTTTGCCTCTATCGAGGCCAGCGCAGAGCCTTTTGGCCGCGCAGGGATGTACTGGCTAATCTTGGCCTACTGGCTACATACCTTGGGCGAGCTTTCGGCCTCTCCTGTAGCGCTGTCTTTCATTACCAAGCTGGCTCCGCTCAAAGTAGCCTCCTTGATGATGGGCGTGTACTTTGCCATGACCGGATTTGGCAACAAAGTAGCAGGCTGGATAGGTGAAGCCGCCCAAATAGATCCTATAGAGATTGTATATACCGGCAACGCCGAACTATTACAAGAATTTGAAGAGGCTGCCCAAGCCATCAGCGAAGACAAAGGCTTCAGCTTCCGCGCCAAGTTATATCCGCAGACTGATGGCAGCTGGATACTCGAAACTTATGAAGACGGTAAGCCGCTCCAACAACTCTTCGCCCTCAGCGGGAACGCTGAAACTGTAGCCAAAGATGAAGCATACATCAAAAAAGCCCTTCAAGACGGCAAAGCTACCCAAGAAAAACCTTATCACGCTACCCTACGCTTCAACAAAGATGTAGAGGCTAGAAAGATAAAAGCCAACAAAGGCGATGGCAAAGACTACAGCGGTACACTCGTCATCGAAGAGGTACAAAACCGTGCAGAGCTATACACCTTCCTCTTTATCACGGTATTCACAGTACTCTTTGGCATCATTCTGATTGCTTTCCTCAAACCTCTAAAAGCCCTAACACACGGCGCAGAGAACGACAAGCACGAAGAATAA
- a CDS encoding phosphatidylserine decarboxylase family protein: protein MTIHREGHRLLSVAFLIVLLLLSLTWAYLPWPWLSSLLTIGLAAFFLFLLQFFRNPSRQLVVDASLLICPADGKVVVIEEVYEPEYLQTQCRQISIFMSPLNVHINRAVAAGTVSYFKYHPGKYLVAWHPKSSTENERTSLALKLHNNQEVLLRQIAGAVARRIRWYVKQGDSLAQGQEFGFIKFGSRVDIFVPLDAEIKVTLGQKVKGGLTVLAQLNK, encoded by the coding sequence ATGACTATTCACCGCGAAGGCCACCGGTTGTTATCAGTGGCATTTTTGATAGTATTATTGTTGCTAAGCCTTACTTGGGCTTATCTCCCTTGGCCTTGGCTGTCGAGCTTATTGACAATAGGGCTGGCAGCCTTTTTCCTGTTCTTGTTGCAGTTTTTCCGCAACCCCAGCCGTCAGCTTGTGGTTGATGCCTCACTGCTGATTTGCCCTGCCGACGGCAAGGTAGTCGTCATAGAGGAAGTATATGAGCCAGAATACCTTCAGACCCAATGCCGCCAGATTTCGATTTTTATGTCGCCACTGAATGTACACATCAACCGGGCAGTAGCCGCCGGCACTGTCAGCTACTTCAAATACCACCCGGGCAAGTACTTGGTAGCGTGGCACCCCAAATCAAGCACCGAAAACGAACGCACCAGCCTTGCACTAAAACTACATAACAACCAAGAGGTGCTGCTCCGCCAAATTGCCGGCGCAGTAGCGCGGCGTATCCGCTGGTATGTCAAACAAGGCGACAGTCTCGCACAAGGGCAAGAGTTTGGCTTTATCAAGTTTGGTTCGAGGGTCGATATTTTCGTGCCACTGGATGCTGAAATCAAGGTAACCCTAGGGCAAAAAGTCAAAGGAGGCCTTACGGTATTGGCTCAGCTGAACAAATAG
- a CDS encoding Glu/Leu/Phe/Val family dehydrogenase, with protein MAYLEPAPIKDKENPFDSMMSRFDIAAKLLGISDEIYNILKTPARQVIVGIPVTMDNGKIQVFEGYRVIHSNILGPAKGGIRFAPDVHIDEVRALAAWMTWKCAVVDIPYGGAKGGITCNPREMSEGELERLVRGYTSAMLSVIGPDKDIPAPDMGSGPREMAWMMDEFSKAHGMTIPAVVTGKPLVLGGSLGRVEATGRGVMVCALAGMERLHINPYKATCAVQGFGNVGSYAAKLLNERGVSILAISDMSGGYYNDKGIDIDKAMAYSQANKGSLEGFDGAEKITNEDLLTMKADVLVPAAKEDVIDENIARKLQAKLIVEGANGPTSHKADPIINEKGVLAVPDILANAGGVTVSYFEWVQNRLGYKWTAERISRRTDRIMKESFDRVYQASIDYNVPMRIAAYIVAIDKVAKTYQFRGGY; from the coding sequence ATGGCTTATTTAGAACCTGCACCCATTAAAGACAAAGAGAATCCATTTGATTCGATGATGTCGCGCTTTGATATAGCCGCCAAACTGCTTGGCATCTCTGACGAGATATACAACATACTCAAAACCCCCGCCCGCCAAGTCATTGTCGGTATCCCCGTTACGATGGACAATGGCAAGATTCAGGTTTTTGAAGGCTATCGCGTGATTCACTCCAACATTCTAGGCCCTGCTAAAGGCGGTATCCGCTTTGCTCCCGATGTACACATTGACGAAGTACGCGCCCTTGCCGCTTGGATGACTTGGAAGTGTGCCGTAGTGGATATCCCCTATGGAGGCGCTAAAGGCGGAATTACTTGCAACCCCCGCGAAATGTCAGAAGGAGAGTTGGAGCGCCTTGTGCGTGGCTATACGAGCGCTATGCTCAGTGTAATCGGTCCTGACAAAGATATTCCTGCCCCTGATATGGGTAGCGGCCCTCGCGAGATGGCCTGGATGATGGACGAATTTTCTAAAGCCCACGGGATGACCATCCCCGCTGTAGTAACGGGCAAGCCCTTAGTATTGGGCGGCTCACTAGGTCGTGTAGAGGCTACAGGCCGTGGCGTGATGGTCTGCGCTTTGGCCGGAATGGAACGCCTCCACATCAACCCTTATAAAGCTACTTGTGCCGTTCAAGGCTTTGGCAATGTAGGCTCTTATGCGGCCAAGCTGCTCAATGAGCGCGGTGTAAGCATATTGGCTATCAGCGATATGAGCGGTGGCTACTACAACGACAAAGGCATAGACATAGACAAGGCTATGGCGTATAGCCAAGCCAACAAAGGCTCGCTAGAAGGCTTCGACGGCGCCGAAAAAATCACCAACGAAGACCTTCTGACAATGAAGGCTGATGTGTTGGTGCCAGCAGCCAAAGAAGACGTAATCGACGAAAATATCGCCCGCAAGCTACAAGCTAAGCTGATTGTAGAAGGTGCCAATGGCCCTACTTCACACAAGGCCGACCCCATCATCAACGAAAAAGGTGTACTGGCTGTGCCCGACATCTTGGCCAATGCCGGCGGGGTAACTGTCTCTTACTTTGAGTGGGTTCAAAACCGCTTAGGCTACAAGTGGACTGCCGAGCGTATCAGCCGCCGTACAGACCGCATTATGAAGGAGTCGTTTGACCGTGTGTACCAAGCCTCTATCGACTATAACGTACCTATGCGTATTGCAGCCTATATCGTAGCTATCGACAAAGTAGCCAAAACCTACCAATTCCGTGGCGGGTATTAA
- a CDS encoding glycerophosphodiester phosphodiesterase family protein gives MRFLSRVVIGIIAVLLLGTFPLQAQRYRLAPKTQAALYQIFAYSPERVPIVSAHRGGPAAGYPENCPQTFAHTLDHVPAIIECDISLSQDSVLFMLHDNKLDRTTTGSGPVNQTPWKQIRKLHLKDNSGQETKFKVPTLAQCLRWGKGKTVLQLDIKRGIRPEQIVAAIRKAKAAHRVMVICYTLEQAQAYHTLAPDLLLSVSANNIEEWEAHKAAGIPPQQMVVFTGVDTLKPELYAAVHADGAMCIIGAMRAIDKAATQDGLTVYQDIAQQGVDVFATDRPMAFAEWIIPLLQQNNTQGWLFK, from the coding sequence ATGCGTTTTTTAAGTCGTGTTGTGATTGGCATTATAGCCGTCCTCTTGTTGGGCACATTCCCCCTACAAGCCCAGCGTTATCGCCTAGCGCCCAAAACACAGGCAGCATTATACCAAATTTTTGCCTACAGCCCCGAGCGCGTGCCCATAGTCAGCGCCCACCGAGGAGGCCCGGCAGCAGGCTACCCCGAAAACTGCCCACAGACCTTTGCCCACACCCTCGACCACGTACCGGCTATCATCGAATGTGATATCAGCCTCAGCCAAGACAGTGTGCTGTTTATGTTGCACGACAACAAGCTCGACCGCACGACTACGGGCAGCGGCCCTGTCAACCAAACCCCTTGGAAACAAATCCGCAAGCTACATCTCAAAGACAATAGCGGGCAGGAAACCAAGTTTAAAGTCCCCACCTTGGCACAGTGCCTACGCTGGGGCAAAGGCAAAACTGTCTTGCAACTCGACATCAAACGTGGCATCAGGCCGGAGCAAATCGTGGCCGCCATTCGCAAGGCCAAGGCCGCACACCGTGTGATGGTTATCTGCTATACTCTCGAACAAGCCCAAGCTTACCATACCCTCGCACCTGACTTGCTGCTCTCGGTCTCGGCCAACAATATAGAGGAGTGGGAGGCACACAAGGCCGCTGGTATTCCCCCCCAACAAATGGTCGTTTTTACGGGAGTAGACACCCTCAAACCCGAACTGTATGCCGCCGTTCACGCCGACGGCGCAATGTGTATCATTGGCGCGATGAGGGCCATCGACAAGGCCGCCACACAAGATGGCCTGACAGTATACCAAGACATCGCCCAGCAAGGAGTAGATGTGTTTGCTACTGACCGCCCAATGGCCTTTGCCGAATGGATTATCCCATTGCTCCAACAAAACAATACACAAGGTTGGTTATTCAAATAA